The following proteins are co-located in the Desulfovibrio intestinalis genome:
- the glpA gene encoding anaerobic glycerol-3-phosphate dehydrogenase subunit GlpA, translated as MLETTVVIIGGGATGTGTLRDLSMRGIPAILLEQGGIAHGTSSRFHGLLHSGARYVVNDNESARECIEENMIVRRIGRQCVEQTEGFFALTPQDDPSYVEKFIDGCRTAGIDAQEIEVAEALRLEPHLSPEVRRVFRVPDSCVDGFRLVLHNAMSAQRYGGRMFTYHEATGITLRNGQVCGVTAVNRHTGETVEIACQCVVNAAGSWSGHIAGMAGLDVSLSPDRGTLIVFNHRFTSRVINRLHPSGDGDIFVPHGSITILGTTSAATDKPDDTTPTTEEVLRLLDIGEPLFPQVHQYRILRAFAGTRPLYTPGGTSGRKASRNFHIVDHADEGLEGMVSIFGGKLTTYRLMAERVADRVCAKLGQCVPCKTADEPLVHDVDEATLKRAARFFPMQGLHLMADRLGDDLPGVLELAEKQPNNPLLCECEMVSMAEIEYVARQPAIFSLTDIRLRTRLGMGTCQGAFCSLRTVGALTEHGVQLELTPTDNVRRFLQERWGGLRFALWGMQAREMELSRAIYASTLNLDGAEHEQDC; from the coding sequence ATGCTGGAAACCACCGTTGTAATTATCGGGGGCGGCGCTACGGGCACAGGAACGTTGCGCGACCTAAGTATGCGCGGCATACCCGCCATCCTCCTCGAACAGGGAGGCATTGCGCACGGCACCAGTTCACGCTTTCACGGCCTGCTGCACAGCGGGGCGCGGTACGTTGTTAACGACAACGAATCCGCTCGCGAATGCATTGAAGAAAACATGATCGTACGCCGCATCGGCAGACAGTGCGTGGAGCAAACTGAAGGTTTTTTTGCGCTTACGCCCCAAGATGATCCTTCCTATGTGGAAAAATTCATTGATGGATGCCGCACGGCGGGTATCGACGCACAGGAAATTGAAGTTGCCGAAGCGCTGCGGCTGGAACCGCATCTTTCGCCTGAAGTACGGCGCGTGTTTCGCGTGCCTGATTCGTGCGTTGACGGCTTCCGGCTGGTTCTGCACAACGCCATGTCTGCCCAAAGGTATGGCGGGCGTATGTTCACCTATCACGAAGCCACAGGCATCACGCTGCGCAACGGACAGGTCTGCGGCGTAACAGCAGTCAATCGCCATACTGGAGAAACGGTTGAAATAGCCTGCCAGTGCGTCGTCAATGCCGCTGGATCGTGGTCGGGACATATTGCAGGCATGGCGGGCCTTGATGTTTCCCTTTCGCCCGACAGAGGCACCCTAATCGTCTTCAACCACCGCTTCACCTCCAGGGTAATCAACCGCCTGCACCCGAGCGGCGATGGCGATATTTTTGTGCCCCACGGGTCCATTACCATTCTGGGCACAACATCCGCAGCCACCGACAAGCCTGACGATACAACTCCAACCACCGAAGAAGTTCTGCGCCTGCTCGACATCGGCGAACCTCTTTTCCCTCAAGTGCATCAGTACCGCATTTTGCGGGCTTTTGCCGGAACACGGCCCCTCTACACCCCCGGTGGAACTTCTGGGCGCAAGGCCAGCCGCAATTTCCACATAGTCGACCATGCAGACGAGGGGCTGGAGGGCATGGTCAGTATTTTTGGCGGCAAGCTGACCACCTATCGCCTTATGGCCGAACGCGTTGCCGACAGGGTTTGCGCAAAGCTGGGGCAGTGCGTTCCGTGCAAAACAGCAGATGAGCCCCTTGTACATGATGTGGACGAAGCCACGCTCAAACGCGCCGCCCGCTTTTTCCCCATGCAGGGGCTGCACCTCATGGCCGACCGCCTTGGAGATGACCTGCCGGGCGTGCTGGAACTTGCCGAAAAGCAGCCAAACAACCCCCTGCTTTGCGAATGCGAAATGGTGAGTATGGCTGAAATTGAATATGTGGCGCGACAGCCAGCCATTTTTTCCCTTACGGATATACGCCTGCGCACACGGTTGGGCATGGGAACCTGCCAGGGGGCCTTCTGCTCCCTGCGCACGGTTGGCGCTTTGACCGAGCACGGCGTTCAGCTTGAACTGACGCCCACAGACAATGTGCGGCGTTTTCTTCAGGAGCGCTGGGGCGGACTGCGTTTTGCCCTCTGGGGCATGCAAGCCCGTGAAATGGAACTGAGCCGGGCCATATACGCCTCCACCCTCAATCTTGACGGAGCCGAGCATGAGCAGGATTGTTGA
- a CDS encoding AMP-binding protein: MSLYRDLCLRSADPERPFLLGQGQSLSLADIAQAPDLCAGIAPGDVVALVGDFDAPGIRALLALVDAKAIVMPLTSANYTQHEYCFAAGHADVVIADGKVTRRQKKQSKQLLLDQLRSLGHAGLLLFSSGSTGSPKAILHDFEKFLARYATPRPAWTTLGFLLFDHIGGLNTLFHTLFNNGRVVRPTARTVTAVFEDIRDYGVQLLPTTPTFLRMLAHSGLLDAEALPSLRLITYGTEQMDQNTLSAIADLLPQVDIRQTYGMSELGILRVRTRKRDELWIQIGGEGVESRVQDHELHIRAENRMLGYLNAPSPFDAEGWFNTRDMVETDGSWLRIVGRADSVINVGGLKVLPAEVENTALSFSGVSLARAEGVPNPLTGMHVELLCQAEEGVEIAVEALRKYLKSQLPPHARPLRIRIGKVPMGHRFKRL; encoded by the coding sequence GTGAGTCTTTATCGTGATCTTTGCCTGCGCAGCGCAGATCCTGAGCGCCCCTTTCTGCTCGGGCAGGGGCAGAGTCTCAGCCTTGCCGACATCGCACAAGCGCCTGATTTGTGTGCGGGCATTGCGCCCGGCGATGTAGTGGCGCTTGTGGGGGATTTTGATGCCCCCGGCATACGTGCCTTGCTGGCGCTTGTGGATGCAAAGGCCATCGTCATGCCGTTGACATCAGCAAACTACACTCAGCACGAATACTGTTTCGCAGCAGGGCATGCCGATGTAGTCATTGCAGATGGCAAAGTTACCCGGAGGCAGAAAAAGCAGAGCAAACAGCTACTGCTTGATCAGTTGCGTTCTCTGGGCCACGCCGGGCTGCTTCTTTTTTCATCAGGAAGCACTGGCAGCCCCAAGGCTATTTTACACGATTTTGAAAAATTCCTTGCACGCTATGCCACCCCGCGACCAGCCTGGACGACATTGGGGTTTTTGCTGTTCGACCATATTGGCGGTCTGAACACCCTGTTCCATACCCTGTTTAACAATGGCCGCGTGGTGCGCCCGACAGCCCGCACCGTGACCGCCGTATTTGAAGATATTCGCGATTATGGCGTTCAACTGTTGCCCACAACGCCGACATTTTTGCGAATGCTGGCCCACAGTGGGCTTCTTGATGCGGAAGCTTTGCCGTCTTTGCGGCTTATCACTTATGGAACCGAACAAATGGACCAGAATACCCTGTCGGCCATTGCTGACCTTTTGCCACAGGTGGATATCCGGCAGACTTACGGCATGTCTGAGCTGGGTATTCTGCGGGTGCGCACGCGAAAGCGCGATGAACTCTGGATACAGATCGGCGGTGAAGGCGTGGAAAGCCGTGTTCAAGATCACGAGCTGCACATCAGGGCCGAGAACAGGATGTTGGGCTACTTGAATGCTCCTTCGCCCTTTGACGCGGAAGGTTGGTTCAATACCAGAGATATGGTGGAAACTGACGGATCGTGGTTACGTATTGTGGGCCGGGCAGACAGCGTGATTAATGTGGGTGGTCTTAAAGTGCTGCCCGCTGAAGTTGAAAATACCGCGCTTTCTTTTTCTGGCGTAAGTTTGGCGAGGGCTGAAGGCGTGCCCAATCCGCTGACCGGCATGCATGTTGAATTGTTATGTCAGGCTGAGGAGGGCGTGGAAATAGCTGTTGAGGCTTTGCGGAAGTATCTGAAGAGCCAGCTGCCGCCCCACGCGCGCCCTCTGCGGATTAGAATTGGAAAAGTCCCCATGGGGCATAGGTTCAAACGGTTATAG
- the glpB gene encoding anaerobic glycerol-3-phosphate dehydrogenase subunit GlpB, with translation MSRIVDVLVVGSGMAGLVAALTAASQGKKVRMLTTGMGSLAISGGNIDLLGYVDGKYVPDPWAGMALLPAGHPYRLMGQENVRAALNFFQHHMASQQWGMHPAASWDGQARNVHTPTIMGTLKPTYLLPEKVNVDALTSARRVLVLSVEGLRDCRPALVVSQLRRYKAWADREFLQMTVPSPLGEAHRSASALDLARLIDRPQSRQWLIEALAAHAGSCDLVLLPPLCGSKAQPENWQTIENAAGCPVVEMLSIPPGVGGLRLRDALLRALRDHDFEMVENAKVLRAETSDKACTALVAEASGQERRHEAKTFVLATGGILGGGLELAPGKIRESVMGLDIAAPADVEQWASPDLFGKHFFASAGVCVDNTMRPVDSQSAARWSNVFFAGRSLGGYDYAAEKSGHGVAVATGWQAGRMAAAASEE, from the coding sequence ATGAGCAGGATTGTTGACGTTCTTGTAGTCGGGTCCGGCATGGCCGGGCTGGTGGCTGCCCTGACTGCGGCCAGCCAGGGCAAAAAGGTGCGCATGCTCACTACCGGCATGGGTTCTCTTGCCATAAGCGGCGGCAATATCGACCTGCTCGGCTATGTTGACGGCAAGTATGTGCCCGATCCCTGGGCAGGCATGGCTCTGCTGCCAGCCGGGCATCCATACAGACTTATGGGTCAGGAAAATGTGCGCGCGGCCCTGAATTTTTTTCAGCATCATATGGCTTCCCAGCAATGGGGCATGCATCCGGCTGCCAGTTGGGACGGGCAGGCCCGCAACGTTCATACGCCGACTATTATGGGCACGCTCAAACCCACATACCTTCTACCGGAAAAAGTAAATGTCGACGCCTTAACGTCGGCACGCCGCGTGCTTGTACTCAGCGTGGAAGGTCTGCGCGATTGCCGTCCGGCCCTGGTCGTAAGCCAGTTGCGCCGTTATAAGGCATGGGCCGACAGAGAGTTTTTACAGATGACGGTCCCCTCTCCCCTTGGGGAAGCGCACCGCAGCGCGAGCGCTCTTGACCTTGCCCGTTTGATCGACAGGCCCCAAAGCCGTCAGTGGCTGATTGAAGCTCTAGCCGCGCATGCAGGGTCCTGCGATCTTGTGCTGCTGCCCCCTCTTTGCGGTAGCAAGGCACAGCCGGAAAACTGGCAGACCATAGAGAACGCCGCGGGTTGTCCCGTTGTGGAAATGCTGTCCATCCCCCCTGGTGTGGGCGGGTTGCGGCTGCGCGACGCCCTGTTGCGCGCGCTGCGCGATCACGACTTTGAAATGGTTGAAAACGCCAAAGTTCTGCGGGCCGAAACCAGCGATAAGGCCTGTACCGCCCTGGTAGCTGAAGCCTCCGGGCAGGAACGCCGCCACGAAGCCAAAACCTTTGTACTTGCCACAGGCGGCATTCTTGGCGGCGGGCTGGAGCTTGCCCCCGGTAAAATACGCGAAAGCGTCATGGGACTGGATATAGCTGCCCCTGCTGATGTTGAGCAGTGGGCGTCTCCTGACCTGTTTGGCAAACACTTCTTTGCCAGTGCTGGCGTTTGCGTTGACAACACCATGCGCCCTGTGGACTCACAATCCGCTGCGCGCTGGTCCAATGTCTTTTTTGCAGGGCGCAGCCTGGGCGGCTACGACTACGCAGCTGAAAAAAGTGGTCACGGCGTTGCCGTGGCAACGGGCTGGCAGGCGGGGCGTATGGCCGCCGCGGCTTCGGAGGAATAA
- a CDS encoding YbjN domain-containing protein — MNKVLTIALGLWLTCVFSGSAMANSDIVTASDHEAILEIAKGFGSAELSQTAKGAPIIKGRMDGTKYAIWFSGCTDGKNCSALQFICIWKSNDFSLEQINTWNAQKMYTRAYIDRDSDLILEMDIFMRYGMSKKNLDEVFDLWQTSVKHFSQQLSQKTQPN; from the coding sequence GTGAACAAGGTATTAACCATTGCGCTGGGCCTATGGCTGACATGCGTCTTCTCAGGCAGTGCTATGGCCAATAGCGATATTGTTACCGCCTCAGACCATGAAGCAATACTTGAAATCGCCAAGGGCTTTGGCAGCGCAGAATTGAGCCAGACGGCCAAGGGCGCGCCCATTATCAAGGGCCGCATGGACGGCACCAAGTACGCCATCTGGTTTTCGGGCTGTACTGACGGCAAGAACTGCAGCGCCTTGCAGTTTATTTGCATATGGAAAAGTAATGATTTCTCGCTTGAGCAGATCAACACCTGGAATGCGCAAAAAATGTACACCAGGGCGTATATTGACCGTGATTCTGACCTTATTCTGGAAATGGACATCTTCATGCGTTATGGCATGAGCAAGAAGAATCTGGATGAAGTGTTTGACCTGTGGCAAACATCAGTGAAGCATTTTTCACAGCAGCTTTCCCAGAAAACTCAGCCCAATTAG
- a CDS encoding LacI family DNA-binding transcriptional regulator: protein MTVDGENRGTAKKATLADVARMAGVSPATVSMILNGREGVSFAEETIKGVVAAAAKLNYGQGRRGKAAMGDGPVILIVVPNVTNPYYATIIQAIQQAAAEKNYTSCICTTYRSLESELAAVQLAQSTGMSGIIFTMLAHPDEVLSRVGRKMPVVVMGDRRVDLNVDTVELNNYDAGSLIAQHMCELGHKHMAYISTTLDASNSIRVQRLKGLQSTISRLCPEGSLLVKSRNIAPEVELNNLLIEHTVGHELASSCFEDKKITAFIAVNDMVAYGVMDAVLDAGFSIPGDYSVCGFDNLLPSNFGKVALTTVEHYIQDKGHNALDLLHARVSGQLSNRNITRVEISHRLIARSSTGAPRASQTE from the coding sequence ATGACTGTTGACGGTGAAAACCGGGGAACCGCAAAAAAAGCAACGCTGGCGGACGTGGCCCGCATGGCGGGAGTATCCCCCGCTACGGTTTCAATGATTCTTAACGGGCGCGAAGGCGTTTCTTTTGCGGAAGAAACCATTAAGGGGGTTGTGGCTGCCGCTGCCAAACTCAACTATGGCCAGGGGCGGCGCGGCAAGGCGGCAATGGGCGACGGCCCTGTCATATTGATAGTCGTGCCCAACGTCACCAATCCGTATTATGCCACCATTATTCAGGCCATACAGCAGGCAGCAGCGGAAAAAAACTATACTTCCTGTATATGCACAACGTATCGTAGTCTTGAAAGTGAACTGGCGGCTGTGCAGCTTGCGCAGTCCACTGGCATGTCGGGCATTATCTTCACCATGCTGGCTCATCCCGATGAAGTCCTTTCCCGCGTAGGACGCAAAATGCCTGTAGTTGTTATGGGCGACAGGCGCGTTGACCTCAACGTGGATACGGTTGAACTTAACAACTATGATGCAGGCAGCCTTATTGCCCAGCATATGTGCGAGCTGGGACACAAGCACATGGCCTATATCTCCACAACGCTGGATGCCAGCAACTCCATACGCGTGCAGCGCCTTAAAGGACTTCAATCCACCATCAGCCGGCTCTGCCCGGAGGGCAGCCTGCTGGTAAAGAGCCGCAACATCGCGCCTGAAGTTGAACTGAACAACCTGCTCATCGAGCATACTGTTGGGCATGAGCTTGCCAGCAGTTGCTTTGAAGACAAAAAGATTACCGCCTTCATCGCTGTAAACGACATGGTCGCCTATGGCGTCATGGACGCCGTGCTTGATGCCGGTTTCAGCATTCCCGGCGATTACAGCGTTTGCGGGTTTGACAATCTTTTGCCCTCAAATTTCGGCAAGGTGGCCTTGACCACCGTTGAGCACTATATTCAGGACAAAGGGCATAACGCGCTGGACCTGCTTCATGCGAGAGTCAGCGGGCAACTTTCAAACCGCAACATTACCCGGGTTGAAATAAGCCACAGGCTCATTGCGCGTTCTTCGACGGGAGCCCCCAGGGCAAGTCAGACCGAGTAG
- a CDS encoding phosphodiesterase — MRILQLSDTHLRGDNKLSFRVVDTKRCLDATVAYLKAMAQKPNIIVLSGDLADSGDLNAYHLLFEAFSALNIPVYALPGNHDRRDRMQTVLQDWCPSDPKVAPHICYTVEKDDLRLIVLDSMHPGSHSGHFFPAVESWLVDELGKRPDVQTLLFMHHPPFSTGLGVMDEPFENQLRFADVVAANPQVRLCFGHMHRPIITQWQGRLCVTAPSAAMQIDLDLSPEGGDTFRMEAPGYLLHHWEKQTLNTHVCQIPTDVTFAGPYPFAGSVNPVGPSA, encoded by the coding sequence ATGCGTATTTTGCAATTATCCGATACACACCTGCGCGGCGATAACAAGCTGTCGTTCAGGGTTGTAGACACGAAGCGCTGCCTTGATGCTACCGTGGCATACCTGAAGGCGATGGCCCAAAAGCCGAATATTATCGTTCTTAGCGGCGACCTGGCTGACAGCGGCGACCTGAATGCCTACCACCTCCTTTTTGAGGCATTTAGCGCTCTGAATATTCCTGTCTATGCCTTGCCTGGAAACCACGACAGGCGTGACAGAATGCAGACCGTACTGCAGGACTGGTGCCCGTCGGATCCCAAGGTAGCGCCGCATATCTGCTACACTGTTGAAAAAGATGATCTACGCCTGATCGTGCTGGACAGCATGCATCCTGGTTCACACTCCGGCCATTTTTTTCCGGCAGTGGAGTCTTGGCTCGTGGATGAACTGGGTAAAAGGCCAGATGTTCAGACGCTGCTTTTCATGCACCATCCGCCGTTCAGCACGGGCTTGGGTGTTATGGATGAGCCTTTTGAAAATCAGCTAAGATTTGCGGATGTTGTTGCGGCCAATCCGCAGGTGCGTTTGTGCTTCGGGCATATGCACCGGCCAATAATCACCCAGTGGCAAGGGCGTCTGTGCGTAACCGCGCCTTCGGCGGCCATGCAGATAGATCTGGATCTTTCACCCGAAGGTGGCGATACCTTCCGTATGGAAGCGCCAGGGTATCTTTTGCACCATTGGGAAAAACAGACATTAAACACGCACGTCTGCCAGATTCCTACAGACGTGACCTTTGCGGGACCATATCCCTTTGCGGGTTCTGTTAATCCCGTCGGGCCTTCTGCGTAA
- a CDS encoding MFS transporter → MPNAGKGKPTTSKKEMRKVVIASLLGATIEWYDFFLYGVVAGIVFNKLYFPTTDPFIGTILAYSTFAIGYLARPLGGFIFGHYGDKLGRKRMLILTMLIMGIATVGIGLVPTYASIGIAAPILLQTLRLCQGLGLGGEWGGAVLMTYEYADEREKAFYASIPQMGLATGLCLASGVVALLSWLLTNEEFMLWGWRAAFIFSVVLIGVALYVRTHILETPEFRKVQEEGHTEKKALPIVTVCKNYPGNIALGVGARWIDGVFFNVLAVFSISYLVQYINVTRTEALTAVMIAALLMCPFILIAGRLADRFGRGRIYGLASLACGLTIFPAFWLMQSSGGNMFLIGLAIAIPLSICYAGVFGPEAALFSDLFPAEVRYTGISIVYQFPGFLVAGIVPGVCTVLMQWNDGNPFYICIFVLIAAATSAFSAFTIQRRHNRAERLAHERNVMQAEANPQV, encoded by the coding sequence ATGCCAAACGCAGGAAAGGGAAAACCTACTACCAGCAAAAAAGAAATGCGCAAGGTGGTTATTGCCAGTTTGCTCGGCGCCACCATTGAATGGTACGACTTTTTCCTCTACGGGGTCGTGGCTGGCATTGTGTTCAACAAACTTTATTTCCCCACCACAGACCCTTTCATTGGAACTATTCTGGCTTACAGCACCTTTGCTATTGGCTATCTGGCGCGTCCTCTGGGCGGGTTCATCTTTGGGCATTACGGCGACAAGCTGGGCCGCAAGCGCATGCTTATCCTTACCATGCTCATCATGGGCATAGCCACTGTCGGCATTGGTCTGGTGCCTACCTACGCATCCATTGGCATTGCTGCTCCCATTCTGCTGCAAACGCTGCGGTTGTGCCAGGGGCTGGGCCTTGGCGGCGAATGGGGCGGAGCAGTGCTCATGACCTATGAATATGCCGATGAACGTGAAAAAGCTTTTTACGCCAGTATTCCGCAGATGGGCTTGGCCACGGGGCTTTGCCTTGCTTCTGGTGTGGTAGCCCTGCTTTCGTGGCTGCTGACCAATGAAGAATTCATGCTGTGGGGCTGGCGCGCTGCCTTTATTTTCAGTGTCGTGCTGATTGGCGTTGCCCTTTATGTGCGTACCCACATTCTTGAAACGCCTGAATTCCGCAAGGTTCAGGAAGAAGGCCATACTGAGAAAAAGGCTCTGCCTATTGTCACCGTTTGCAAAAACTACCCCGGCAATATTGCTCTTGGTGTGGGCGCGCGCTGGATTGACGGCGTGTTCTTTAACGTTCTTGCTGTATTTTCCATCAGCTACCTCGTGCAATACATTAACGTTACCCGCACAGAAGCGCTTACAGCAGTTATGATTGCGGCTTTGTTGATGTGTCCCTTTATTCTTATTGCAGGCCGTCTTGCCGACCGCTTTGGGCGTGGACGTATTTACGGTCTTGCCAGCCTGGCATGCGGCCTGACGATCTTTCCGGCTTTCTGGCTTATGCAGAGCAGTGGCGGCAACATGTTCCTTATCGGTCTTGCCATCGCCATTCCCCTCAGCATTTGTTATGCTGGTGTGTTTGGACCGGAAGCCGCGCTTTTTTCGGATCTTTTTCCCGCCGAAGTGCGCTACACGGGCATATCAATTGTTTACCAGTTTCCGGGTTTTCTTGTGGCTGGCATTGTGCCGGGTGTGTGCACAGTGCTCATGCAGTGGAATGACGGCAACCCGTTCTACATTTGCATCTTTGTGCTCATAGCTGCTGCAACCAGCGCATTCTCGGCCTTTACCATTCAACGTCGGCATAATAGAGCCGAGCGCCTGGCGCATGAGCGTAACGTCATGCAGGCCGAGGCAAATCCGCAAGTCTAG
- a CDS encoding anaerobic glycerol-3-phosphate dehydrogenase subunit C encodes MSVHISPDNCIACTTCVVHCPVADATPNFLGPRMIGPAYERFRLLGLNEDPSLHYCSNCKNCDITCPHGVPVSSLNMMARADQCQKTPPGLRDWILGHGELMAKWLHLIPAGLKNFGMLNPFTRQVLHKLGIHKRAPLPAFAGRNFRHLARQVKQPDTGRSVVFYPGCYVDVYDPQTGLDMIWAMNRAGYKVIVPQDLVCCGLPMVANGFWQHARSNAEHNLRSLAQWRDQGLPVVTGCPSCALMFRVDLPEYFPDLGEKYGACRLEDAQDFLLACADSGELDLAPAASGKNQPDMKIMYHAPCHLRAQGNGLPSLELLRRLPGVSVSNAHAGCCGISGSYGFKTEKYEIAQRVGSTLFSTIRESGATLTASECGTCRVQIEHGSGTSCQHPVSILRSRLEHSDVKKA; translated from the coding sequence ATGAGCGTCCACATAAGCCCAGATAACTGCATCGCCTGCACCACATGCGTGGTGCATTGCCCGGTGGCCGACGCCACGCCCAATTTTCTTGGCCCGCGCATGATTGGCCCTGCGTACGAACGTTTTCGTCTTTTGGGACTGAACGAAGACCCTTCCTTGCACTATTGCTCCAACTGCAAGAACTGCGACATCACCTGCCCGCACGGCGTGCCTGTGTCCAGCCTGAACATGATGGCTCGGGCCGACCAGTGCCAGAAAACGCCTCCCGGCCTTCGGGACTGGATTCTGGGACACGGCGAGCTTATGGCCAAATGGCTGCATCTTATCCCTGCGGGCCTGAAAAACTTCGGCATGCTCAACCCGTTTACGCGGCAGGTGTTACATAAACTCGGCATTCATAAGCGTGCCCCGCTGCCCGCCTTTGCAGGCCGTAATTTTCGCCATCTCGCCCGCCAGGTAAAACAGCCCGACACAGGACGCAGCGTGGTATTTTACCCCGGCTGCTATGTTGACGTGTACGACCCGCAGACGGGCCTGGACATGATATGGGCAATGAACCGCGCAGGTTATAAGGTTATTGTACCGCAAGACCTTGTGTGCTGCGGCCTGCCAATGGTTGCTAATGGTTTTTGGCAACATGCCAGAAGCAATGCAGAGCATAACCTTCGCTCGCTGGCCCAATGGCGCGATCAGGGTTTACCAGTGGTTACCGGCTGCCCGAGCTGCGCCCTGATGTTTCGCGTTGATTTGCCCGAGTATTTCCCGGATCTGGGAGAGAAGTACGGCGCTTGCCGCCTGGAAGATGCGCAGGATTTTCTGCTGGCCTGTGCTGACTCCGGCGAGCTGGATCTTGCACCAGCAGCATCTGGAAAAAATCAGCCAGACATGAAAATCATGTATCATGCTCCCTGCCACTTGCGCGCTCAGGGCAACGGCCTGCCCAGCCTTGAACTGTTGCGGCGGCTGCCAGGAGTCAGCGTTAGTAACGCACACGCAGGATGCTGTGGCATTTCAGGAAGCTACGGCTTTAAAACAGAAAAGTATGAAATTGCTCAACGGGTCGGGTCTACGCTCTTTTCCACAATTCGGGAAAGCGGTGCGACGCTTACCGCTTCTGAATGCGGCACATGCCGGGTACAAATTGAGCACGGCAGCGGCACTTCCTGCCAGCACCCCGTCAGCATTCTGCGAAGCAGGTTGGAGCATTCTGACGTTAAAAAAGCTTAA
- a CDS encoding 3-oxoacyl-ACP synthase III family protein: MGNYVLDNVELAGCSVVLGETTLRLEDEPQHWGNDRTQLARLQKRLGMDARQVAASGTTTSDLCRQAATSLMLAMDIAPQDVTAIVSVTQTPDYLMPGNAYVLHAALGLSKETVALDVCQGCAGFVYGLWLAGMMAQAAGGDGVLLCAGDTLSRVANKNDHTTAPIFGDAGSAAWIRFCPDAEKMYFVLRADGHELEKLYIPAGGGRMPASPLTGAEVVSEDGSARSLDNLHMDGVGIFSFTMSEQPRLLHDILQRSGYSAEQIDYFVMHQGNRYIVETVAKKTGIPAQKVPVATFSRYGNLNSASIPGVLCGELASTAREKNLNVVLQGFGVGLSWGACQTRLRHVHCLDPQLYSPVS, from the coding sequence ATGGGTAATTATGTGCTGGACAATGTGGAGCTTGCAGGCTGCTCCGTTGTGCTGGGGGAAACCACGCTGCGCCTTGAAGACGAACCGCAGCACTGGGGCAATGACCGTACGCAGCTGGCGCGTTTGCAGAAGCGGCTGGGCATGGATGCACGGCAGGTTGCCGCATCCGGCACTACAACCAGTGACCTGTGCCGTCAGGCTGCAACTTCTCTCATGCTGGCGATGGATATTGCCCCTCAGGATGTCACGGCCATTGTCTCAGTAACCCAGACCCCAGACTATCTCATGCCGGGGAACGCCTATGTTCTTCATGCCGCCCTTGGCCTTTCCAAGGAAACGGTAGCTCTTGATGTTTGCCAGGGTTGCGCCGGATTTGTCTATGGTTTGTGGCTGGCTGGCATGATGGCCCAGGCGGCAGGTGGCGATGGAGTATTGCTTTGCGCCGGGGATACGCTCTCGCGTGTTGCCAACAAAAATGACCACACCACAGCGCCAATTTTTGGCGATGCTGGCAGCGCTGCCTGGATTCGGTTTTGCCCTGATGCGGAAAAAATGTATTTTGTTCTGCGCGCCGATGGTCACGAACTGGAAAAATTGTACATTCCGGCGGGCGGCGGGCGTATGCCAGCATCTCCATTAACAGGAGCAGAGGTGGTTTCCGAAGACGGAAGTGCCCGTTCCCTTGATAATCTTCATATGGACGGTGTGGGTATTTTTTCCTTCACCATGTCCGAACAGCCCCGGTTATTGCATGATATTCTGCAACGCTCCGGCTATAGTGCGGAGCAGATCGACTACTTCGTCATGCATCAGGGCAATCGGTATATTGTTGAAACCGTGGCTAAAAAAACGGGCATTCCGGCGCAAAAAGTCCCTGTAGCAACATTTTCCCGTTATGGAAATTTGAATTCTGCGTCAATTCCTGGCGTGCTTTGTGGCGAGCTGGCTTCCACTGCCCGAGAAAAAAACTTGAATGTTGTTTTGCAGGGGTTTGGCGTGGGGCTTTCCTGGGGGGCGTGCCAGACCCGGTTGCGGCATGTTCATTGCCTTGATCCTCAGCTATACAGCCCCGTCAGCTGA